The following are from one region of the Ptychodera flava strain L36383 chromosome 15, AS_Pfla_20210202, whole genome shotgun sequence genome:
- the LOC139151054 gene encoding solute carrier family 23 member 1-like isoform X2, translating into MIYHHGMRAYYSDFRLPIIQGIAGALYVPASVIMSTQPWKCPDPETEPDLNNTVNSTVEYEITYSDRIREIQGATLVAACFQMLLGFSGVMSFVIRYVGPLTVGPTITLIGLYLYPISLTYIKIHWGIAVLSMALTTIFSQYLRKVKVPYPRCTCKPQRKCSLDGANIFALFPVLLSVLISWLVCYILTITDVFPYDPTDPAFEARTDRNAESIASIPWIWFPLPFRWGLPTVSVAAVIGLCVGSVASVIESMGDYYACAAISGAPTPPGHAINRGISMEGFACLLAGMWGSLGVTSYSANIAAIAITKVGSRRVIQWTSALLFAFAVVGKIGAVVASLPTPIIGGVMWVSSGLIVAIGVSNLRHTDMTSTRNLFIFGVAVVSGIMLPEYLNSEPGIIQTGSFEADQVLETILKTGMLIAGVIGFVLDNTVPGTAKERGLLTWKSIDAGRKFAAESYDLPFGMSRVRGWKWTRYIPICPTFAKKEE; encoded by the exons ATGATATACCACCATGGTATGCGTGCTTATTATTCGGACTTCAG ATTACCAATCATACAAGGAATCGCTGGTGCTCTATATGTACCAGCAAGTGTCATCATGTCTACACAACCATGGAAGTGCCCAGATCCTGAAACAG AACCTGACTTGAATAACACGGTGAATTCTACCGTAGAATATGAGATAACATATAGTGACAGAATCAGGGAG ATTCAAGGGGCAACGTTGGTTGCAGCATGTTTCCAAATGCTACTGGGATTCTCCGGTGTGATGAGCTTCGTCATTCGCTACGTCGGACCACTGACAGTGGGTCCAACTATCACATTGATTGGTCTTTACCTCTATCCTATCAGTCTGACTTATATAAAGATCCACTGGGGAATAGCTGTTCT CTCTATGGCGTTAACAACAATTTTCTCCCAGTACTTGCGTAAAGTCAAAGTACCTTACCCAAGGTGCACCTGCAAACCGCAAAGGAAATGTTCCCTAGACGGCGCCAATATCTTCGCACTTTTTCCC GTCCTCTTGTCAGTGTTAATCTCATGGCTTGTCTGCTACATTCTGACTATAACCGATGTCTTCCCTTATGATCCGACGGACCCAGCATTCGAAGCCAGAACTGATCGAAATGCTGAAAGCATTGCTTCGATACCGTGGATTTGGTTTCCTCTTCCCT TCCGATGGGGTCTGCCAACAGTCAGCGTTGCGGCGGTGATCGGCTTGTGTGTTGGTTCAGTAGCATCCGTCATCGAGTCAATGGGCGACTACTATGCTTGTGCTGCTATATCTGGAGCGCCCACGCCACCGGGCCATGCCATCAACCGGGGTATTTCGATGGAGGGCTTTGCATGTCTACTGGCAGGAATGTGGGGCTCGCTTGGAGTGACGTCATACTCGGCGAACATTGCTGCCATAGCTATCACAAAG GTTGGCAGCCGACGTGTAATTCAATGGACGAGTGCTCTTCTCTTCGCATTTGCTGTCGTTGGAAAAATAGGAGCAGTCGTAGCGTCTTTACCAACGCCGATAATTGGTGGCGTCATGTGGGTCTCGTCAG GCTTAATTGTTGCTATCGGTGTCTCGAATCTTCGCCATACCGACATGACCTCGACCAGGAACCTATTCATTTTTGGAGTTGCTGTAGTCAGCGGAATAATGTTACCGGAATATTTGAATTCAGAGCCGGGCATCATTCAGACAG GAAGTTTTGAGGCAGACCAAGTTCTTGAAACAATATTAAAAACTGGGATGCTGATTGCCGGTGTCATCGGGTTCGTATTGGACAACACAGTTCCCG GAACGGCCAAGGAAAGAGGTTTGTTGACGTGGAAGAGCATTGACGCTGGGAGAAAGTTTGCAGCCGAATCATACGATCTGCCCTTCGGTATGTCTCGTGTCCGAGGATGGAAATGGACCCGTTACATTCCCATCTGCCCAACATTTGCGAAGAAGGAAGAGTGA
- the LOC139151054 gene encoding solute carrier family 23 member 1-like isoform X1, producing the protein MDMDTEKVQSVQLEFNSIDDLIRDQRDQTEIVEDDSLRQHDSDQPGGSQLKYSIDDIPPWYACLLFGLQQHLTMFSSALVFPFIMANMYCVPDDEKSTVIAQLFSSIVLIESVGTFLQSTFGTRLPIIQGIAGALYVPASVIMSTQPWKCPDPETEPDLNNTVNSTVEYEITYSDRIREIQGATLVAACFQMLLGFSGVMSFVIRYVGPLTVGPTITLIGLYLYPISLTYIKIHWGIAVLSMALTTIFSQYLRKVKVPYPRCTCKPQRKCSLDGANIFALFPVLLSVLISWLVCYILTITDVFPYDPTDPAFEARTDRNAESIASIPWIWFPLPFRWGLPTVSVAAVIGLCVGSVASVIESMGDYYACAAISGAPTPPGHAINRGISMEGFACLLAGMWGSLGVTSYSANIAAIAITKVGSRRVIQWTSALLFAFAVVGKIGAVVASLPTPIIGGVMWVSSGLIVAIGVSNLRHTDMTSTRNLFIFGVAVVSGIMLPEYLNSEPGIIQTGSFEADQVLETILKTGMLIAGVIGFVLDNTVPGTAKERGLLTWKSIDAGRKFAAESYDLPFGMSRVRGWKWTRYIPICPTFAKKEE; encoded by the exons ATGGACATGGACACCGAAAAAGTTCAGAGTGTACAGTTGGAATTTAATAGCATCGATGACTTGATCAGAGATCAACGTGATCAAACAGAGATCGTCGAAGATGATAGTCTTAGGCAACATGACAGCGACCAGCCGGGCGGATCTCAATTGAAATACAGCATAGATGATATACCACCATGGTATGCGTGCTTATTATTCGGACTTCAG CAACATCTCACCATGTTCAGCAGTGCATTAGTATTTCCTTTCATCATGGCCAACATGTACTGTGTGCCGGACGACGAGAAGAGCACTGTAATTGCCCAACTTTTCAGTTCTATAGTCCTGATCGAATCTGTGGGAACTTTCTTGCAGAGCACGTTTGGCACAAG ATTACCAATCATACAAGGAATCGCTGGTGCTCTATATGTACCAGCAAGTGTCATCATGTCTACACAACCATGGAAGTGCCCAGATCCTGAAACAG AACCTGACTTGAATAACACGGTGAATTCTACCGTAGAATATGAGATAACATATAGTGACAGAATCAGGGAG ATTCAAGGGGCAACGTTGGTTGCAGCATGTTTCCAAATGCTACTGGGATTCTCCGGTGTGATGAGCTTCGTCATTCGCTACGTCGGACCACTGACAGTGGGTCCAACTATCACATTGATTGGTCTTTACCTCTATCCTATCAGTCTGACTTATATAAAGATCCACTGGGGAATAGCTGTTCT CTCTATGGCGTTAACAACAATTTTCTCCCAGTACTTGCGTAAAGTCAAAGTACCTTACCCAAGGTGCACCTGCAAACCGCAAAGGAAATGTTCCCTAGACGGCGCCAATATCTTCGCACTTTTTCCC GTCCTCTTGTCAGTGTTAATCTCATGGCTTGTCTGCTACATTCTGACTATAACCGATGTCTTCCCTTATGATCCGACGGACCCAGCATTCGAAGCCAGAACTGATCGAAATGCTGAAAGCATTGCTTCGATACCGTGGATTTGGTTTCCTCTTCCCT TCCGATGGGGTCTGCCAACAGTCAGCGTTGCGGCGGTGATCGGCTTGTGTGTTGGTTCAGTAGCATCCGTCATCGAGTCAATGGGCGACTACTATGCTTGTGCTGCTATATCTGGAGCGCCCACGCCACCGGGCCATGCCATCAACCGGGGTATTTCGATGGAGGGCTTTGCATGTCTACTGGCAGGAATGTGGGGCTCGCTTGGAGTGACGTCATACTCGGCGAACATTGCTGCCATAGCTATCACAAAG GTTGGCAGCCGACGTGTAATTCAATGGACGAGTGCTCTTCTCTTCGCATTTGCTGTCGTTGGAAAAATAGGAGCAGTCGTAGCGTCTTTACCAACGCCGATAATTGGTGGCGTCATGTGGGTCTCGTCAG GCTTAATTGTTGCTATCGGTGTCTCGAATCTTCGCCATACCGACATGACCTCGACCAGGAACCTATTCATTTTTGGAGTTGCTGTAGTCAGCGGAATAATGTTACCGGAATATTTGAATTCAGAGCCGGGCATCATTCAGACAG GAAGTTTTGAGGCAGACCAAGTTCTTGAAACAATATTAAAAACTGGGATGCTGATTGCCGGTGTCATCGGGTTCGTATTGGACAACACAGTTCCCG GAACGGCCAAGGAAAGAGGTTTGTTGACGTGGAAGAGCATTGACGCTGGGAGAAAGTTTGCAGCCGAATCATACGATCTGCCCTTCGGTATGTCTCGTGTCCGAGGATGGAAATGGACCCGTTACATTCCCATCTGCCCAACATTTGCGAAGAAGGAAGAGTGA